In Gossypium hirsutum isolate 1008001.06 chromosome A10, Gossypium_hirsutum_v2.1, whole genome shotgun sequence, the DNA window TTCAGCTTTTATCATTACCAATTCCGGCTTGAGTTTTGAGTTTAAATATTGGGTATAGAGTAACTTATAAATCCAATCAAACTTCCATATTtgctatatattttatttttaattgatattttcaaatataaagcataatattcagatttgaattttatttcaaAGAATTTCATATGATAACCTAATGATTAAAGATATTGACTGCTCTAGATATAACCTGCATTTGAGTCTCATTAATCATATTTATTGTTCAAACTTtactctattattattattcatcaaaaaaaattatttcgaaaaaaaacttatttaataataatttcaaatctTATTTACAAAACAAGTTAAACTTATTGACTTAACTAACTCAAACCAAacttcaaatattaaattttgagtcAAATAACTTTTCACGAGTTACACCTCGATTCGACTCAATGATACAGCCAGCAGATGTAGTAAGAAACTTTAGTTTGGCAACACTTTGCAATCATATATTCGCAAAGTTTATTCAGAGTTATCTCAAAACACACACttcatatttaaaaagaaaaaagaaaaacaagcagCCGAACAATGAAAACCGTTTCGACCAACTCAGCTAATATATATGAGCAATGGCATCGATCTACTGAGGAACCGGGAGGGCATGAGGGAAGGCATTTTTGGATGCCGACATGGTCTGCAATTTGCAGTCAACGGAGATGAATTGGGAAGAATTGGCATCGTCTTCTTCAAGAGAAATCATGTTGATTAGTTGCAGCAAAACCTTCTCTAGCTCTTCACCATCGGTCCATTCATAGATCTCAGCCTTGATCAACATTGGGTTCCTGCAAATTAAATCCCAAACTGGATAATTCTTCCTTGGCATCATGTAGTCTGCCTCTCCAAGCTTTAAGCCTGGGCAGTAATCTCCGCTGCCATCTCCAAGGTATATGATTTTCTTCTTCCCTTCTAAAGAAGCTTGAATCCTTTCAATCACCCTCCCCTGTTCACCAACCACAAACCaggaagaaaaaatatatgttgAAAACAAGTTTTGGCATCATATTTGTGAGTATCACAtaattaagaaaatttatttaaccATGTCAAGATTATGTTTTCCATATGGAACATTACTTTAATAAAGTGGTGTCAACAAATCCAAAAACGAATCAGGTTATGTTCAGTTGGTTCATCCTATGTTCTTTTAGAGAACATATGCATAATCTTAACACCCGCAAGTTTAGGAGTCCGTTAAAAATAATCTCTTGGTCCGATAGATGGTTTTGGAGGTAGTTTTAAACTAGTAATGAAATTAAATCCCAttagtgatgaaaaaaaaaaaagaatgatacTTTGCACATATTTGGGGGGCAGAGATTGCAGCCATGGGAACTCTCGGTGAAATCATGATAAGGGAAGATCCTTAGTTTCTCTTCTTCATCGACAAAGCTAGGATTGGAGTCGATCTCTGAGAAATATTCCCTCAATCCAAGGTGCTCCAGAATTGTTTCAATGAAGAACATGTTTGCATCACTAACCACCCTGAGTTCACACCTGCAACAACAACTTGATCACCATTCTAAATTCCTATATCACCAAATGATGGTTTTATAGTCGAGAAAAAAAAGAAGCAGCATAGTAAGAAAAAATACCCTAAAGCATGAGCTGCTTTAATGGCAGGGACTATCCTAGGATGGATAGGAGCTCGTTTCAGAACCTCAACAATGTCATCAATGGTTTTTCCTTGAGCATGAAGCTCCTTCATCATCTTGTCCTGCAATTTTATGCCACATAAACAAAACACGAAATTGTCTAAAGTTTAAGCattgaagttttagttagttttaaaTTGTCTAAATTTGAAGTTATGGTATACCATGAGAGGATTCCAAGGCATGGTAGGAAGAAGCTGGTTGAACAAATCGGTGAAACCCAATTCATCAAGAACCCAGTTATCACTGTCACAGTCAATAATAGTTTTGTCGAAATCAAAAATCACAACAATCCCAGCCATTTCTCTCTGAAACAAAACCAAAACAAACCGAACAAAGTACAAAAAGAAACAAGATTggaaaacaaaggaaagaaatatATGTTCCTTGCTTTCGGGAAATATGGAAGAAAGCTCAAGAACTATCTAAAATGTTTTTCGGTGTAGAGTCACGTAACAAAGTAGGGGTTCTTATatagaggaaaaaaaaaaagaacagggtATTTGCATGTGTAGAATAATGAATGAACAGTTAATAAACAAAGGGTTATTTTCTTCTAATATTTTTCCAAGGAATATTACGTGAACGAGTTTTCATTAGATATAGCAATTACACGTGTATTTGTATTTGTGTTGGTTTATAGTCTCTCAAGTCATAGCATGTATATATTTACTATTGGATTTTTTTGCACATAGTAGTTTGTTTTTAGTGTAtggtgaaataataataaaaattttattttctttatttcattaatagtggacaaaataataattttaaaatattttatgttgatataaattttgataattcAATAAGTATCCACTCAATATTAAGGTCAATGTCTTTAGAACTTTGAGATATTAAGTTTAAGTTCCATCTTAAGTAAATTATgtgtaattttatttaagtctCACCATACACGActtttgtttagatttttttcttctaaattcGGATATATTATGATTGtgcattataataatttaattttagttgtaATTCTTCAAACATGTATTATTTGTGTTTGTGCTTATAATTGTTGGTGCAACAAGTCACAAATTAAATTGCAACTATCATACAACTAGTTTTGTTTATACTAGTTTGTTTTATGTTGAATTTTTTCACATGATTTTGTGTAGCAAATTAAGTAATCCCTTGCAACAAATTTTGTGATCTCACATAACTATTTTAAAGGAGTTGTTGTTGATAGAAAAGAAACTAGTATATATGATTATgattatctttttatatataagGAGAGGTGTTTGAGAAAGATGTGAataatcattatatttatttctaatattatcTAAGCTATTATAATAATTGATATGGGGCGAAGATTTAGTAGTTTAGTCTGGCCATACTACATGGATGCATTTAGGTTGAAATCTCTATATATTGAAGCTACATTTTAtgctaaatgtgtgaaattgaatgTTCACTTATTCGTTTATTGAGAGGAACTTTTGTGGTgcgaaattttgagtaattaaatAGTTTGATTAGTTTGTACTAAGCTTTTATAGGGAGAGTTTTAGTTGTAAATTTTATGATAGTGAGTTGCAACATTTGTGAGTGTGGCTGGGCTTAATTAATTTCTTGTATTGTGAACATTATAGTCAATTTCTTTTCGGGAAAGTCTCTATAGATGTAAGATCAAATCTAAATCATGTAAACTATTATTTGTGTTCATTGTTTATTGTTTCAATTTTAAGTTATTTCTTAAGTTGCAACTAAACAAGTAACTAACTCAACAACTTTAATACCTACAATTGATATCAGAGttagacaataaaaaatttagtgaGATGTTGTTTCGATTTCTAAATAATGTAAGAAAGCTCGATCTCCAAGCCATCAAATACTTAATGGCTCAAATAATGCTTATTAGAAACCAAGCATGTGAGCATTTATAAAATCTATTGATGAAAAGGCGTGGACAACAGTCTTGACAGGTTGGGATCCTCCAATTACTGAAGTTGGTGGTATTCACACTCCCAAATTTGAAACCACATAGACAATTGATGAGAATAAAGAAACTAGTTTTAAAGGCTTTGAATGCAATCTTAGATGGTATAGACCTCTAGAAATTCAAACGTATTTCCAAGTGTGTCTCAACTCATAAAGATTGGACAATCCTTGAAATCATACATAAAGAAGCAATTAGTCTAAAGCAGTTAAAGCTCTAAATATTAAccattgaatttgaaaatttgagaatTTATGAAGTTGAGActctttcttatttttatactaagTTATCTGACATATCTAAGCAAGCTTTTACCCTTAGGAAAAAGCCTTCTAATGCAAAGATGGTTTGCAAAGTCTTGAGATCCTTCCCAGAAAGGTTCTTTATCAAAGTAACAACTATTAAGGAGGTCGACGACGTCGATACTTTGAGGATAAATGAACTGATTGGGTCACTTCAAACCTTTAAGATAAACTGAAAAGAGCTAGAAGGGATAAAGTTAAGTTAGAGAAAAACATTGTTTTGAATGTTACTTTTTTAGTTGAAATTAATGAAGAGATTACTATCAAAGATCTACAAAAGTAGGTGGCCTTTCTTACTAAAAATTTCAATGAATTTTTTAAGAAgctttgaaaaataaacaagggAAATGATAGAGGTCAAGGCTTCAATGAAGGTAAAGGAAAAGTTAATTTGAATGAAGAAAACACTAAAAAACAAGAAGAAATGCATTTAATTTACAAATGTGAGGGGTGTGGCCATATACAGGCTGAGTGCTTAAATACTGTCATAGTCAACACCCATCTCAATAAGATATTGTTTGCTTTTGACGCACGTAGTCCTCACGAATTTGTTCTTGGGAGCGTCTATACACCCTTAAAAGGCCTCTTACCACTCAAGTGTTGCTACCCTTTTTTATAGCCAAGGTCTCTCCCGTGCTTGCTGATATGGGATTTTCCTAGGGTGTTACATTCACCTCATTAGGGACTCAGCATCCTCACTGATGTTTACCCCACCATTGTTTAAGAGGCACAACGAgtggctctgatatcactaaatgtcaTAGCAAACACCCAGCCCAATAAGATATTGTCCGTTTTGGATGCATGTGGCCTTCACGACTTTGTTCTTGGGAGCGTCTACACACCCCCAAAGGCCCATTACCATTTAAGTGTTGCTACCTTTTTATATAACCAAGGTCTCTCTTATGCTTT includes these proteins:
- the LOC107897395 gene encoding inorganic pyrophosphatase 1 isoform X1, translated to MAGIVVIFDFDKTIIDCDSDNWVLDELGFTDLFNQLLPTMPWNPLMDKMMKELHAQGKTIDDIVEVLKRAPIHPRIVPAIKAAHALGCELRVVSDANMFFIETILEHLGLREYFSEIDSNPSFVDEEEKLRIFPYHDFTESSHGCNLCPPNMCKGRVIERIQASLEGKKKIIYLGDGSGDYCPGLKLGEADYMMPRKNYPVWDLICRNPMLIKAEIYEWTDGEELEKVLLQLINMISLEEDDANSSQFISVDCKLQTMSASKNAFPHALPVPQ
- the LOC107897395 gene encoding inorganic pyrophosphatase 1 isoform X2; the protein is MAGIVVIFDFDKTIIDCDSDNWVLDELGFTDLFNQLLPTMPWNPLMDKMMKELHAQGKTIDDIVEVLKRAPIHPRIVPAIKAAHALGVVSDANMFFIETILEHLGLREYFSEIDSNPSFVDEEEKLRIFPYHDFTESSHGCNLCPPNMCKGRVIERIQASLEGKKKIIYLGDGSGDYCPGLKLGEADYMMPRKNYPVWDLICRNPMLIKAEIYEWTDGEELEKVLLQLINMISLEEDDANSSQFISVDCKLQTMSASKNAFPHALPVPQ